A stretch of Eleutherodactylus coqui strain aEleCoq1 chromosome 2, aEleCoq1.hap1, whole genome shotgun sequence DNA encodes these proteins:
- the LOC136610322 gene encoding olfactory receptor 10R2-like, with translation MDEKNQTVVMEFLLLGFGDLNNFRILTFIVLLIVHIMALSGNILVIALVAAKKSLHCPMYFFLSQLSLSEILFTTDIVPNMLRLILEGGGKVSVSQCVFQFYLSAVPTIAQCLLLAVMSFDRHLAICRPLHYATIMTLTHQIQMVTICWLLGFSLSIVIYVFLRRLTFCYPNVIDHFFCDIAPLVQLSCSDTSSVELVTVLLAYPIILSPFLFIMGSYISILQTIIKIPSGIGRQKAFSTCSSHLSSVCLYYGTLATIYIFPLKEKFINANKGLTLLYALVTPLFNPLIYSLRNQDIRIAIYTFVRILQQGKD, from the coding sequence ATGGATGAGAAGAATCAGACAGTGGTCATGGAATTTCTTCTTCTTGGATTCGGGGACCTCAACAACTTCAGGATTTTAACTTTCATTGTGTTACTGATTGTTCATATCATGGCGTTGTCTGGAAATATCCTTGTTATTGCTTTGGTTGCAGCCAAAAAGAGTCTTCATTGCCCAATGTACTTCTTCCTCAGCCAGCTATCCCTATCGGAGATCCTGTTCACCACAGACATTGTGCCCAACATGCTACGGCTGATACTGGAGGGTGGAGGGAAAGTCTCAGTTTCTCAGTGTGTATTCCAGTTCTATTTGTCTGCTGTTCCAACCATTGCCCAGTGCTTGTTGTTGGCAGTAATGTCCTTTGACCGTCACCTGGCTATCTGCAGACCTTTACACTATGCCACCATTATGACCCTCACACATCAAATACAGATGGTCACCATCTGCTGGTTGTTGGGCTTCTCCTTGTCCATTGTTATATATGTTTTCCTAAGAAGACTGACATTCTGTTACCCGAACGTCATTGACCATTTTTTTTGTGATATTGCTCCTCTGGTTCAGCTCTCTTGTTCGGATACGTCTTCAGTTGAACTAGTCACGGTTTTGCTTGCTTACCCCATTATCTTGTCTCCATTCTTGTTCATCATGGGCAGCTATATCTCTATCCTACAAACAATCATTAAAATTCCCTCCGGAATAGGGAGACAGAAAGCGTTCTCCACCTGCAGCTCCCACCTGAGTTCAGTATGTCTGTATTATGGGACATTAGCCACCATATACATAtttccactgaaggagaagttCATAAATGCCAACAAGGGTCTGACATTACTCTATGCCCTGGTGACTCCTTTGTTCAACCCTCTGATCTATAGCTTGAGGAACCAGGATATTAGAATTGCCATTTATACTTTTGTCCGCATTTTACAACAAGGCAAGGATTGA
- the LOC136610319 gene encoding zona pellucida sperm-binding protein 3-like translates to MALWSRWSWLLVVLLYGLGSTDALARRRRQSEAWWRRSQPGWGSSRALGQPVSEVGSSRGSPWSPAQSVSGFGPLRGVQPVSGWDSSYPVGGDQPPASPIGVQCGEDRMVVTVWRDFYGNGNLVNPSDLTLGSCLPQSSDTVVVFDNDVQACGSRLQMTADFFIYKNVLNYNPVSIDSAIIRSNPAAVPILCYYPRHGNVSSNAIRPTWAPFSTTVSTEDRLAFSLYLMMDDWSGRRSSSVFQLGDVFHIEASVETDNHIPMILFVDSCVATATWDVNSNPRYDIIAFNGCLVDGTQDDSSSAFISPRSQPDKIQFMVDAFRFVGTDVSTIYITCSIRAAAVDQPSDPMNKACSYNKMTGSWSAVEGSNNICRCCDSRNCGTSLRQPRPWDTSFGGSRGIGKREAGLHPEEHAMATLGPLLVIGADTYHVESIAEYVQSPEVPEESQPLELWVLVASGSVSMMVIIVAVVVISMYVKKL, encoded by the exons ATGGCACTGTGGAGCAGATGGAGTTGGCTACTAGTGGTTCTCCTTTATGGACTGGGCTCTACTGATGCCTTAGCCAGGCGTCGGCGCCAGTCAGAGGCTTGGTGGAGACGTTCTCAGCCTGGATGGGGGTCTTCTAGAGCGCTTGGCCAGCCAGTATCTGAAGTGGGCTCTTCTAGAGGAAGTCCTTGGTCTCCAGCTCAGTCGGTGTCTGGGTTTGGCCCTCTGAGAGGTGTTCAGCCGGTGTCTGGATGGGATTCTAGCTATCCAGTAGGGGGCGATCAGCCTCCAGCCTCCCCCATCGGTGTGCAGTGTGGTGAGGACAGGATGGTGGTGACGGTGTGgagagacttctatgggaacggGAACCTGGTGAATCCATCAGACCTGACCCTGGGCTCCTGCCTGCCTCAGAGCTCGGACACTGTGGTGGTCTTTGACAATGATGTCCAGGCCTGTGGGAGCCGCCTACAG ATGACTGCAGACTTCTTCATCTACAAAAACGTGTTGAACTACAACCCCGTCTCCATCGACTCTGCCATAATAAGGTCAAATCCTGCTGCGGTTCCCATATTGTGCTACTACCCTCG ACATGGTAATGTGAGCAGCAATGCTATCAGGCCAACATGGGCTCCATTTAGTACCACAGTCTCTACAGAAGACAGGCTGGCCTTCTCTTTATACCTGATGATGG ATGACTGGAGTGGTCGCCGGTCTTCCTCCGTCTTCCAGCTTGGTGACGTCTTTCACATTGAGGCCTCAGTGGAAACTGACAACCACATCCCAATGATCCTGTTTGTTGACTCTTGTGTGGCCACCGCTACGTGGGATGTGAACTCCAACCCCCGTTATGACATCATAGCCTTCAATGG GTGTCTGGTTGATGGAACACAAGATGACTCCTCTTCGGCCTTCATATCTCCAAGATCTCAGCCAGATAAGATCCAGTTCATGGTTGATGCCTTCCGGTTTGTTGGGACAGATGTATCAACG ATCTACATCACTTGCTCTATAAGAGCTGCAGCAGTCGACCAGCCTTCTGATCCGATGAACAAGGCCTGCTCCTATAACAAGATGACCGGAAG CTGGTCTGCTGTTGAGGGCTCCAATAAcatctgccgctgctgtgactcCAGGAACTGTGGGACTTCCCTTCGTCAGCCCAGACCATGGGACACCTCCTTTGGTGGATCAAGAGGAATTGGGAAGAGAGAAGCTG GCCTTCATCCAGAGGAGCATGCTATGGCCACACTTGGCCCTCTATTGGTCATCGGGGCGGACACGTACCACGTAGAATCCATTGCAGAATACGTCCAGTCTCCAGAAGTCCCTGAAGAGTCCCAACCCTTAGAGCTGTGGGTTTTGGTGGCCAGTGGCTCGGTCAGCATGATGGTCATCATTGTTGCTGTAGTTGTCATTAGTATGTATGTTAAGAAGCTGTAA
- the LOC136610321 gene encoding zona pellucida sperm-binding protein 3-like yields MALWSRWSWLLVVLLYGTSSTDALARHWRQSDTRWRRSETGWGSSRALGQPVSEVGSSRGSLWSPAESVPGFGPLRGVQPVSGWGSSYPVGGDQPQEPPASPISVQCGEDRMVVTVWRDLYGTGKLLKPSDLTLGFCGFAPQTTDTMVVFDNGLQECGSSLEMTPDWLIYSFNLRYTPATSSTVPVIRANPAVVPIQCFYPRHANVSSNAIKPTWIPFGTTVTTEEQLTFSLHIMTDDWSAPRPSLVFQLGDIFYLEASLDTRNHVPMILFVDGCVATTTPNVTSNPRYEIISNNGCLMDGMQEDSSSVFVSPRPQVDKLRFMVDAFKFIDGDLSTIYITCSLRAAAINKTPDPMNKACSYNKSSSSWSPVEGPSGICQCCSTMNCTTAAGQTMTWDSFPGSPRGLGKRDVGSHLEEHGLVTQGPLLVISTKPMQDSRAGIAQASRRRAGHEPLRLWMLVAIGLVTSVVVVVAVALVMAGKRLLKRLSCLSA; encoded by the exons ATGGCACTGTGGAGCAGATGGAGTTGGCTGCTAGTGGTTCTTCTCTATGGAACAAGCTCTACTGATGCCTTGGCCAGGCACTGGCGCCAGTCAGACACTCGCTGGAGACGCTCAGAGACTGGATGGGGGTCTTCTAGAGCGCTAGGCCAGCCAGTATCTGAAGTGGGCTCTTCTAGAGGAAGTCTTTGGTCTCCGGCTGAGTCGGTGCCTGGTTTTGGCCCTCTGAGAGGTGTTCAGCCAGTGTCTGGATGGGGCTCCAGCTATCCTGTAGGGGGTGATCAGCCCCAAGAGCCTCCAGCCTCCCCCATCAGTGTGCAATGCGGTGAGGACAGGATGGTGGTGACGGTGTGGAGGGATCTCTATGGGACCGGTAAGCTGTTGAAGCCCTCAGACCTGACCCTGGGTTTCTGTGGATTTGCACCTCAGACTACAGATACTATGGTGGTTTTTGACAACGGCCTTCAAGAATGTGGGAGCAGCTTGGAG ATGACTCCAGACTGGCTGATCTACAGCTTCAACCTGCGCTACACCCCCGCCACCTCCAGCACTGTGCCCGTTATCAGGGCCAACCCTGCTGTAGTGCCCATTCAGTGCTTCTACCCAAG ACACGCCAATGTGAGCAGTAATGCAATCAAGCCCACATGGATTCCCTTTGGCACCACAGTGACCACAGAAGAGCAGCTGACCTTCTCCTTGCATATCATGACTG ATGACTGGAGTGCTCCCAGACCATCACTGGTCTTCCAGCTTGGTGACATCTTCTACTTAGAAGCCTCTCTGGACACACGGAACCATGTCCCAATGATCCTGTTTGTAGATGGCTGTGTGGCCACCACTACTCCAAATGTGACCTCCAATCCTCGTTATGAGATCATCTCTAATAATGG GTGTTTGATGGATGGGATGCAGGAGGATTCCTCTTCAGTCTTTGTTTCTCCAAGACCTCAAGTAGACAAGCTTCGCTTCATGGTTGATGCCTTCAAGTTCATAGATGGGGATCTCTCTACA ATCTATATCACCTGTTCTCTGAGAGCTGCTGCCATCAACAAGACCCCAGATCCAATGAACAAGGCCTGCTCCTACAACAAGTCATCTAGCAG TTGGTCACCTGTGGAAGGCCCAAGTGGAATTTGCCAGTGCTGCTCCACTATGAACTGTACCACTGCTGCAGGCCAGACAATGACTTGGGACTCCTTCCCTGGGAGTCCAAGAGGACTTGGGAAGAGAgatgttg GTTCCCATCTGGAGGAGCATGGTCTggtcacacagggtccccttctaGTCATCAGCACAAAGCCTATGCAGGATTCCAGAGCAGGAATAGCCCAAGCTTCCAGAAGGCGTGCAGGCCATGAACCTCTACGACTGTGGATGCTGGTGGCTATCGGCTTGGTCACTTCAGTGGTTGTGGTTGTTGCTGTTGCTCTTGTTATGGCTGGAAAACGTCTTCTGAAAAGACTTTCCTGCCTATCTgcatag